ATTTACATCTTCTTCATCAAAACCAAGATTGCGTGTCCTGAACAGAGAGGATGAACTGCCTATGATCTTAATAACAATATCCTCACCGTTTATCGTGGGAAGTGTTGATACACGCATCTCATAGGCCCTTTTAAGAAAAGCAAAAGAGAAAACACCGTCCTGGGGCATCCGCTGCTCTGCAATATCAAGTTTTGAGAGCACCTTTATTCTGGATACTATCCCTATAAGCAGGTTCTTCGGCAGACAATGTCCCTGATAGAGAACCCCGTCTATACGGTAATTTACATGGAGTGTCTTTGAAGTAGGAGAAAAGTGAATATCGCTGGCATTTCTCCGTATAGCATCCTGGAGAAGATAGTCACAAAGAGATGCTATATTCGGACCCGCAGGAAGAGCCTCATTTTTAAATATATTAATCAGCCTTTCTATGCCCTGAAGTATCGGGTTATCAAGAAAGTAATATGCTTTTTCAAGTGTCTCCTGAAAGAGGTCCGTGTCCACCAAATAGACCTTTGGCGGTTTGTTGCCGATCTTTGCAGCCTGGTCAATAGCCCGCAGGTTCTCTGCATTAGTGATCCCTATCGTAAGAAGGCCATCTTCTATATTAAGAGGGAGAAAGCCCATATTTTGAGACATATCGCGAGATATGACACGCAGAACCTTCTCAGGTATGTTGTATCCTGTAATATCAAGAAAAGGGATGCCCGCCTGCTCGGCAAGGCATCGGGCTATATCTGAAGAAGAAACAAATCCGAGCCCTATGATAGCCTCTCCTAGCCGCTCGCCTGTTATAGCCTGCTCGGCTAAAGCTATCTTGAACTGAGAGTCTTTTAGAAGGCCTTTCTGCTGTAATAGTTCACCAAGTTTTAATGGAGGCATATTATAGTCGTTTTATAAACCTACCTTATCCACAGTCGCTTTAAGAAGTATCACAAGTTCCTTGCTCTGATGGGTCTTTGCATGCTGTTTAAATAAATAGCCTAAATAAGGGATATCTCCGAGAAATGGCACCTGCTTATCCTCCACGCCCTCGGTTTTATCTATATGCCCGCCGAGCACTATCATCTCGCCATCCCTGACCTTGACAACTGTGCTCAGCTCCTTAAGGTCGATAATTGGTAAAGATATTGAATATCCAGTCTTAGTCACATCGCCAAAAGGATGTTCTTTTAAATCTACAAGATCTGAAACTATCGGAGTTATAGTCAATGTCACCTCACCATTCTCATTGATATTAGGGACTATTCCGAGCATAACACCGGAGAGCACACTCTTTGTCGTTACATCATAAGTCGTTGCAGGATTGGGATTATCAGTGGTAGCTTGTTCTACGGTTGAATCAACTTCACTGACATAATCGGTCTTCCTTCCGACATTCAGAAGGGCTGTCTGTCCATTCATTATGCCAAGCCTCGGATTTGAGAGCACTGTTGTATCACCCTGCTCATCAAGTGCGCTTATAATAGCTGAGAAATCATTTCCTAATGTAGCGACAAAGAAACCAGTATCTTGAACTGCCGTATTTATACCAAAATCTAAAGGATCTATTGTGCCAGAAACCAATTGGTTATCTTGGTTTATGGAACCTGCAACAACCTGACCGACTCCCTTAAAGTTATCAAGAAATGCCCAGTTAATCCCGTATTTAAGATTATCCGTTAAGGTAACCTCCACTATCCTTGCCTCAACAAGAACACGCCTGCTCAGGACCTCTCTGAGCTTAGTGAGATAATTATCGACCTTTATCATATTCTTCTTTGTGGCTGTTACAAGTATCGTCCCTGACATTCTATTTATATCGATAGTTCCGGTGCCGACAACACCTTTAAGAGTTGCCTCCAGAGAGTCCCATAGGTTTAATGATGCACTGTCCGCCTTGATACTTTGTTTAACACCGCCCTTTATATTACTTATGTCATCGGTCGCGCCGAAGAGGTCGCCGCCAACATCTGATGAATATTCCTGTGCGATACTGGGATGGCCGAATTCAAACATCCTTGTAGCCATAACTCTCACTATGAGAACATTCCCTTCAAGATCATAAAAATAATCAATTGATGAGAAGATGATATCAAGAGCCTCATCAGCGGCAACTTCCTTCAGTGTTATGGTCATAGGCAGTTCAGGGTTTACGCCGGTCTCCATAATGATATTCAGCCCGGTGTTTTCACCAACTGCGAAGAGAACATCTTTAAGCGGCGCATTTCTTACTGAAATGGAAATAATTCTCGTCTTAAGCGGTAAAAGTTCCTCAGTAACCGGGGTGAATGCAAGGCTTGATCTTGAGATTTTGTTCTCAAACTTTATTGTGTCAGCCTTTTCAGCACGCACTTCAGGGACTTCTGAAACAATAACGTCTGCTCCTTCATCAGATAACACATTATTCTGCAATGCCGATGCCTCAACAGCAAAGACTAATAAAAACAATGTCAAAAACATGGAAAAAAGCCGGTACATAATTTTCACCCTTTTTATTGTTTTCATAGTAGATTTACCCATTTTGTCCCCTTAGTATTAGTCTTGGTTTTGCCCTTCTCCCCAGGTGATAAAGCATATTCAACTAAGATCCTTGCGGGCTCGATCTGAATTATTGTTTGATTGGCGACAGTACTACCTTCTCTTACAACCTCGCCGTTTACAATTGCCATGTTCCCCTTATCACTGACAATGATCATCGTAACAATAAGCTGAACCTGCTCCGGCACCTTCTTCTTGTCCGCTTCAGATGGACCAGCTTCCCTGTAACCCATGACTTTCTCGATCAATGTGGGCATCTCCAAAGTCTTGTCTGTAACTTCCTTTCTTTCAGGAAGGCTCACATTTTTGACCTCAAACCCGAGTATCTCCTTCTCTTCAGGAGTCATCTTATGTTCAACATTAATATTATACGCAGCATAACCCGCGGCAATTATTAAAATGAAAGGCAAAAGAGCCAGAAGCTTTAATTTCAAGGTGAATCCCATATTATTCACTCCCACCCGAACGCTGACTTAACCTTCCGGCAGGCAGCCTAATCGAACCTTTAATATTGCAGGTTATCTCAGAGTTGTCTTTTGATCTCGCGACCTCTATGCCGTCAAAAATAAAATAAGGAAACTTTAAGGACTGGATATACGCTATGCTCTCTGTCATGACCGTATAGTCATCGACAGGAAAATGGATCTCCAAAGGCATGGAAATTTCACCGCCTTCTTCCTTGAAGTCATCTATCTTCACCTCTGCATATTTCAGTTTGGATTTTATATTGCCGATCGAGAGAAGAATAAATTCACGGTTCGTCTTGGAATAATAGTCTGCAGGTATCATTGCGTCTATCTGGGCCATGACCTTTTCAAGGTCAGCCACAGAGTCACTCATCTTCTTATAGTTTTCCTTTTGCTTCTCAAACAGTTTTACAGTCCCCACAAGGCTCTCACCATATCTGCCGCCGAATATGATCACGAAAAGAATAACGGCGAATACTATTCCTCCGATGAGATGGCGCATTACCGCCTTTTTTAATTCATTATAAAACATCATTTTGACTCCAGCTCAATTATGAAATCCCTCTGCTTGGGGGTCAGCTCATGTTTTATTATTGAGATGCCCTTTAATTTAGTAATAGAGTCTATGAACTCCTGATAATAGGTATATTTCTGAAAACCTTCCTTGTCATCATCATCACCTTCATTAACAAGCCCTGCAATACTTATATTCAGTTTATCTCCGTTTATCTTCATAGTAATATTGCCTATACTTACGTTCTTCGTATTTGCATCAGCAAACGAAGTTAAAAAGTTTTTGATTACAGGCATCGCGGCGGTCTTGCTGCTTGATTCAATAAATCCCTTGTAGCTTTCAAATTCTGTTTTTCTCTTGTTATACATAGCCAAAGTATTTTTATCCATGCCGGTGATCTCTTTCTTTAAAGAGTTCAGCTTCGCTTTTGAACTCAAAACATTAACAACCGAGTAACCTGCATAGAGCCCGCCTGCAAGTGAGATCATGAAAAAGGCGATAGCAGAATACCGGAATAATTTCCATGTTGAATAAAAACTCTTATAGTCTTTAGGGGAGACGTTTACTTCCTTTAAAGCATTGCGTGCTGATATGGCAAAAATAAAATCAAG
This region of Thermodesulfovibrionia bacterium genomic DNA includes:
- the mshL gene encoding pilus (MSHA type) biogenesis protein MshL codes for the protein MKTIKRVKIMYRLFSMFLTLFLLVFAVEASALQNNVLSDEGADVIVSEVPEVRAEKADTIKFENKISRSSLAFTPVTEELLPLKTRIISISVRNAPLKDVLFAVGENTGLNIIMETGVNPELPMTITLKEVAADEALDIIFSSIDYFYDLEGNVLIVRVMATRMFEFGHPSIAQEYSSDVGGDLFGATDDISNIKGGVKQSIKADSASLNLWDSLEATLKGVVGTGTIDINRMSGTILVTATKKNMIKVDNYLTKLREVLSRRVLVEARIVEVTLTDNLKYGINWAFLDNFKGVGQVVAGSINQDNQLVSGTIDPLDFGINTAVQDTGFFVATLGNDFSAIISALDEQGDTTVLSNPRLGIMNGQTALLNVGRKTDYVSEVDSTVEQATTDNPNPATTYDVTTKSVLSGVMLGIVPNINENGEVTLTITPIVSDLVDLKEHPFGDVTKTGYSISLPIIDLKELSTVVKVRDGEMIVLGGHIDKTEGVEDKQVPFLGDIPYLGYLFKQHAKTHQSKELVILLKATVDKVGL
- a CDS encoding ATPase, T2SS/T4P/T4SS family translates to MPPLKLGELLQQKGLLKDSQFKIALAEQAITGERLGEAIIGLGFVSSSDIARCLAEQAGIPFLDITGYNIPEKVLRVISRDMSQNMGFLPLNIEDGLLTIGITNAENLRAIDQAAKIGNKPPKVYLVDTDLFQETLEKAYYFLDNPILQGIERLINIFKNEALPAGPNIASLCDYLLQDAIRRNASDIHFSPTSKTLHVNYRIDGVLYQGHCLPKNLLIGIVSRIKVLSKLDIAEQRMPQDGVFSFAFLKRAYEMRVSTLPTINGEDIVIKIIGSSSSLFRTRNLGFDEEDVNLIKHLFSKPSGMILIVGPTGAGKTTTLFAALRDIDLIEKSVITVEDPVESRLSMIKQTGVSDKVGYTFSIAGKSFMRHDPDVILVGEITDDENARIVLGASVTGHLVLSTLHTDDAASAIPRLVNFNIERFAIATSLLAIVGQRLVRKICLNCKEEHIFEPRELTNMGFPDLEGSVRKTYRGRGCPVCNGTGYIGRTAIGEILVVDDDIRELISSSASISSFREAAVGKGMKTIRQNGIKKALEGITTLEEVLRVTG